A stretch of the Bdellovibrio sp. 22V genome encodes the following:
- a CDS encoding UDP-2,3-diacylglucosamine diphosphatase, with amino-acid sequence MEAWFLSDIHLKTAEERNGKILLRFLRSLLEKNPSEIHLFLLGDIFDLWVGGHSYFAKKFKPLIDALHDLKKAGARITYIEGNHDVHVEGFFQKKLGVEVFVEAQYYRIDGVTVRCEHGDLINLTDEKYLKYRSIIRNPYIKPLGNILPGRFWDHIGNKASKKSRARTGHYRSANESSLVEMIRSHATKAYQEKPFDIIISGHMHVFDDHTVDVDGRKVRSINLGSWFEEKVKVFRIHHGHGEWVYLDSQNL; translated from the coding sequence GTGGAAGCCTGGTTTTTATCCGACATTCACTTAAAAACCGCAGAAGAGCGCAATGGGAAAATCCTGTTGCGCTTTTTGCGTTCTTTGCTGGAGAAAAATCCATCTGAAATTCATCTTTTCCTTCTCGGCGACATCTTTGATTTATGGGTGGGCGGTCATTCTTACTTTGCAAAAAAGTTTAAACCGTTGATCGACGCTCTTCATGATTTGAAAAAGGCGGGCGCGCGTATTACATACATCGAAGGCAATCACGATGTGCACGTCGAAGGATTCTTTCAGAAAAAACTCGGCGTCGAAGTTTTTGTCGAAGCTCAATACTATCGAATTGATGGAGTGACCGTGCGCTGTGAACACGGTGACTTGATCAATTTGACGGATGAAAAGTATCTCAAATACCGCAGCATCATCCGCAATCCTTATATTAAACCCCTGGGAAATATTCTTCCCGGTCGTTTCTGGGATCATATCGGCAATAAAGCGAGCAAAAAAAGCCGCGCACGCACCGGGCACTATCGTTCAGCCAATGAGAGTTCATTGGTCGAAATGATTCGTTCGCACGCGACGAAAGCTTATCAGGAAAAACCCTTTGATATAATTATCTCAGGCCACATGCACGTTTTTGACGATCACACAGTGGATGTGGACGGGCGCAAAGTGCGCTCGATCAACCTCGGTTCGTGGTTTGAGGAGAAGGTTAAAGTCTTCCGAATCCACCACGGTCACGGCGAGTGGGTTTATCTCGACTCACAAAATTTATAA
- a CDS encoding TIGR02147 family protein: MNVFDFHDYKHCVNAWIGEQPRNGHGQLRQLALYLDINSVVMSQIFRGERELTLEQALLVTRFIGLSELERDYFLLLVQKSRAGTVELKNVLEKQIANLKESALALKNRVKHQKFTDEDRATFYSQWYYSAVRLGVSIPQLNTAASIASYLNLDRVLVTKVVDFLLQHKLIVEHKGHLDMGPQVTHVGHDSPFVNRHHTNWRLKGMQAMERVSGKNLFYTGPMALSEESTQEVRKLLIELVEKTTKKAASSDSEVLRCLNIDWFAVGNER, encoded by the coding sequence ATGAATGTTTTCGACTTTCACGACTATAAACACTGTGTCAACGCATGGATCGGAGAGCAACCACGCAATGGTCACGGGCAACTTCGACAGCTCGCGCTTTATCTGGATATAAACTCAGTTGTCATGAGCCAGATTTTTAGAGGAGAACGTGAGCTAACTCTAGAGCAAGCTTTGTTAGTAACGCGATTTATTGGGCTTTCGGAGTTAGAAAGGGACTACTTTCTATTATTAGTTCAAAAAAGCCGGGCCGGTACCGTGGAACTAAAGAATGTTTTAGAAAAGCAGATCGCAAACTTAAAAGAATCCGCACTTGCGTTGAAGAATAGGGTGAAGCATCAAAAGTTCACAGACGAAGACAGAGCCACATTTTACTCTCAGTGGTATTACAGCGCTGTTCGACTGGGCGTCTCTATTCCTCAGCTTAATACGGCGGCCTCTATCGCCAGTTACTTGAACTTAGATCGTGTTCTTGTAACCAAGGTGGTGGACTTTCTCTTGCAGCATAAGTTGATTGTGGAGCATAAAGGTCATTTGGATATGGGTCCCCAGGTCACTCATGTTGGGCATGATTCCCCGTTTGTAAATAGACATCACACCAATTGGCGATTGAAGGGAATGCAGGCAATGGAGCGTGTTTCAGGGAAGAATTTATTTTATACCGGTCCGATGGCTTTATCGGAAGAATCGACTCAGGAGGTTCGCAAGCTCCTGATTGAACTTGTAGAGAAAACCACGAAGAAGGCGGCGAGCTCCGATTCTGAAGTTCTTCGCTGTCTAAATATTGATTGGTTCGCTGTCGGAAACGAACGATAA
- a CDS encoding tyrosine-protein phosphatase — MKTLLIPALLILASVTHAAVEGSSISNAYVIYETEEAQIIRGKAPANKIQFQELIDLGVTEFLIFKMDTKGEVEKEKALLQNLGITKSSITHISFPWKDLHDFQSACTMTIQALQTIEEAAQRNRSLYFHCTVGEDRTGYLAGLWGLWAGTYSSVPESVEKELCARGYEAGNPGKPYRDVVLKIRETLTPTYLKMVMVLSEARQRGKGLDESLCDKEPSLKVAVNKYYCKKVSDR, encoded by the coding sequence ATGAAAACACTTTTAATTCCCGCCCTATTAATTCTTGCCTCTGTCACCCACGCGGCTGTGGAGGGCAGTTCCATCAGCAATGCGTACGTAATTTACGAAACGGAAGAAGCGCAGATCATTCGCGGCAAAGCTCCGGCAAATAAAATACAATTCCAAGAATTGATCGATTTGGGCGTCACGGAATTTCTGATTTTTAAAATGGATACCAAAGGTGAAGTGGAAAAAGAAAAAGCCCTTCTGCAAAACTTGGGAATCACAAAAAGTTCAATCACACATATTTCATTTCCATGGAAAGATCTGCACGATTTTCAAAGCGCTTGCACGATGACGATTCAAGCTTTGCAAACGATCGAAGAAGCGGCGCAAAGAAATAGAAGCCTCTACTTTCATTGCACCGTGGGCGAAGATCGCACGGGATACCTCGCCGGTTTGTGGGGCTTGTGGGCCGGGACTTATTCCTCTGTTCCAGAATCCGTTGAAAAAGAATTGTGCGCGCGAGGCTATGAAGCGGGAAACCCTGGAAAACCCTATCGCGATGTTGTGTTGAAGATCCGCGAAACGCTGACACCGACCTACTTAAAAATGGTCATGGTTCTGAGCGAGGCACGCCAACGCGGAAAAGGCTTGGATGAATCTCTTTGTGATAAAGAGCCTTCATTAAAGGTGGCGGTAAACAAGTACTACTGCAAAAAAGTATCAGACCGCTAA
- a CDS encoding NUDIX hydrolase, with product MKHLEEKTLSTKQIFRGRFLKVEQDEVQAPDGKTYTREYILHPGAAMMIPLLPNGNVVMIHQYRHAVKKVFLEFPAGKRDHGEDSLVTAKRELMEETGYDAKEWTFLTTIHPVIGYSNEHIDLYLAKNLVHVEQKLDHGEFIEVVEIKPQELMRFVREGNVSDVKTQIGAFWLDKILREEWN from the coding sequence ATGAAACATCTAGAAGAAAAAACTCTGTCTACTAAGCAAATTTTCCGCGGTCGTTTTTTAAAAGTCGAACAGGACGAAGTGCAGGCTCCCGATGGAAAAACCTATACGAGGGAATACATACTTCATCCTGGCGCTGCGATGATGATTCCTCTGCTTCCCAATGGCAATGTGGTCATGATTCATCAGTACCGGCACGCAGTGAAAAAAGTTTTTCTAGAATTTCCCGCAGGAAAACGCGATCACGGCGAGGATTCTTTAGTAACAGCAAAAAGAGAACTCATGGAAGAAACGGGATATGATGCCAAGGAGTGGACTTTCCTGACCACAATTCATCCAGTGATTGGTTACTCAAACGAACATATCGACCTGTATTTAGCCAAGAATTTGGTGCACGTAGAACAAAAACTCGATCATGGAGAATTTATTGAGGTTGTCGAAATAAAACCTCAAGAACTCATGAGGTTTGTACGCGAAGGAAATGTCAGCGATGTGAAAACCCAGATTGGGGCTTTTTGGCTTGATAAAATCCTGCGTGAGGAGTGGAATTGA
- the acnA gene encoding aconitate hydratase AcnA, whose protein sequence is MHIKSNDSFKTKEKLQVGAKEYTIFNLQKISHPNIKKLPVSLKVLLENLLRHEDGLHVSKDDIDALLSMDSKSLTREISFFPARVLMQDFTGVPAVVDLAAMRDAMKALGGDPKKINPLVPVDLVIDHSVMVDSFASPQSFDENVRMEFQRNHERYVFLKWGQEAFQNFKVVPPGTGICHQVNLEYLGKTVWQNQGPEGTYAFPDTLVGTDSHTTMINGLAVLGWGVGGIEAEAVMLGQPLSMLIPEVIGFRLEGKLKEGTTATDLVLMVTQMLRKKGVVGKFVEFYGSGLASMSLADRATIANMAPEYGATCGFFPIDDETLKYLRLSGRDEATVALVEGYAKKTGLWRNEENERHFAFSDTLQLDLATVEPSLAGPKRPQDRVPLSHATTDFQNQLISGFQVPAELTSKRHSEVPVEGGNYSLGQGDVVIAAITSCTNTSNPSVMMGAGLVAKKAVEKGLKVKPWVKTSLAPGSQVVTDYLERSGLQKYLDQIGFNLVGYGCTTCIGNSGPLPGPIAAAVEKGNLVVASVLSGNRNFEGRINPHVKANYLASPMLVVAYALAGSMHVDVMKESLGTDKEGKPVFLRDIWPTNQEIQDIVNKTVETKMFDSRYGNVFAGTTDWKRIETTPSQTYSWADSTYIKNPPYFVGMTKEPARLQDIRAARVLAILGDSITTDHISPAGNIKKDSPAGKYLISKGVDAIDFNSYGSRRGNDEVMVRGTFANIRIKNEMLHGTEGGLTKYIPSGDVMSIYDASMKYQAMNTGLVVIAGKEYGTGSSRDWAAKGTRLLGVKAVIAESFERIHRSNLIGMGVLPLQFHPGTDRKTLQLDGSEAIDIVGIEAGMKPLQDLQLIVTRSNGKKEEIKVRSRIDTAVELEYYKNGGILHYVLRKLSV, encoded by the coding sequence ATGCATATCAAGTCCAACGATAGTTTTAAAACAAAAGAAAAGCTTCAGGTGGGAGCGAAAGAGTACACGATCTTCAATCTGCAAAAGATCTCTCACCCCAACATTAAAAAATTACCTGTTTCACTCAAAGTTCTTTTAGAAAATCTTCTTCGCCATGAAGACGGTCTTCACGTTTCCAAAGACGATATTGATGCGCTCTTGAGTATGGACAGCAAATCTCTGACCCGAGAAATTTCGTTCTTCCCGGCGCGTGTGTTGATGCAAGACTTCACCGGTGTGCCTGCGGTTGTCGATCTTGCGGCGATGCGAGACGCGATGAAAGCTCTGGGCGGTGATCCGAAGAAAATCAATCCTCTTGTGCCGGTAGACCTGGTGATTGACCACTCTGTGATGGTGGACTCTTTTGCGTCACCTCAATCCTTTGACGAAAACGTGCGCATGGAATTCCAGCGCAATCACGAACGCTACGTGTTTTTGAAGTGGGGGCAAGAAGCTTTCCAAAACTTCAAAGTGGTTCCTCCGGGAACGGGGATTTGCCATCAGGTGAATTTGGAGTATCTCGGAAAAACGGTTTGGCAAAATCAAGGACCAGAAGGCACGTATGCATTCCCTGACACTCTTGTCGGAACAGACAGCCATACGACGATGATCAATGGTCTTGCTGTATTAGGTTGGGGTGTGGGCGGCATCGAAGCTGAGGCCGTGATGTTGGGGCAGCCGCTAAGCATGTTGATCCCTGAAGTCATCGGTTTCCGTTTAGAAGGAAAACTTAAAGAAGGCACGACAGCAACTGATCTTGTTTTGATGGTCACCCAGATGCTGCGTAAAAAAGGTGTTGTGGGTAAGTTCGTGGAGTTCTATGGCTCGGGACTTGCTTCGATGTCTTTGGCGGATCGCGCGACGATCGCGAACATGGCTCCTGAGTATGGAGCGACTTGCGGATTTTTCCCAATTGATGACGAAACGTTGAAGTATCTGCGTTTGTCCGGTCGTGATGAAGCGACAGTGGCTTTGGTTGAAGGTTATGCCAAGAAAACCGGCTTGTGGCGCAATGAAGAAAATGAACGCCATTTTGCATTCAGCGACACACTTCAATTGGATCTTGCAACGGTCGAGCCGTCATTGGCAGGACCGAAGCGTCCGCAAGATCGGGTACCTTTGAGTCATGCGACGACAGACTTCCAAAATCAATTGATATCTGGCTTCCAAGTTCCGGCGGAGCTTACAAGCAAAAGACATTCAGAAGTCCCTGTTGAAGGCGGCAATTATTCCTTGGGCCAAGGGGATGTTGTTATCGCGGCGATTACGAGCTGCACGAATACTTCCAATCCATCCGTCATGATGGGCGCGGGTCTTGTGGCGAAAAAAGCGGTGGAAAAAGGTTTGAAGGTGAAGCCTTGGGTGAAGACCTCTTTGGCTCCGGGCTCTCAAGTCGTGACCGACTATTTGGAAAGATCCGGTCTGCAAAAGTATCTCGATCAAATCGGTTTTAATCTTGTCGGGTACGGTTGCACAACTTGTATCGGAAACTCCGGTCCATTGCCGGGCCCGATTGCTGCGGCTGTTGAAAAAGGCAATCTGGTTGTGGCTTCCGTGCTTTCTGGAAACAGAAACTTTGAAGGTCGTATCAATCCACATGTGAAAGCGAATTATCTGGCGTCACCGATGCTGGTTGTTGCCTATGCATTAGCGGGCAGCATGCATGTTGACGTGATGAAAGAATCATTGGGTACGGATAAAGAAGGCAAACCTGTTTTCCTTCGCGATATCTGGCCGACGAATCAAGAGATTCAAGACATCGTTAATAAAACGGTGGAAACAAAAATGTTCGACTCTCGTTACGGCAATGTTTTTGCTGGGACGACGGACTGGAAGCGCATTGAGACAACACCGTCACAAACATACTCATGGGCCGACAGCACTTACATTAAAAACCCACCGTACTTCGTGGGCATGACAAAAGAGCCGGCACGTTTGCAAGATATTCGGGCGGCCCGAGTGCTCGCGATTTTAGGTGACTCCATCACGACGGATCATATTTCGCCTGCTGGAAATATTAAGAAAGATTCTCCGGCTGGAAAATACCTCATCAGCAAAGGCGTGGACGCGATCGACTTTAACTCTTACGGCTCACGTCGTGGGAATGATGAGGTGATGGTGCGCGGGACTTTTGCGAATATCCGCATCAAAAACGAAATGTTGCATGGAACGGAAGGTGGCTTGACGAAATATATTCCTTCCGGGGATGTGATGTCGATCTACGATGCATCGATGAAGTATCAAGCGATGAACACGGGCCTGGTTGTAATAGCCGGTAAAGAATACGGGACCGGCTCATCACGTGACTGGGCCGCGAAGGGCACGCGTCTTTTAGGCGTGAAAGCGGTTATTGCTGAAAGCTTTGAACGTATCCATCGTTCGAATCTTATCGGAATGGGTGTATTGCCTTTGCAATTCCATCCGGGCACGGATCGTAAAACTTTGCAGTTAGACGGCTCGGAGGCGATTGATATCGTGGGGATTGAAGCGGGAATGAAGCCACTTCAAGATCTGCAGTTGATCGTCACTCGCTCGAACGGCAAAAAAGAAGAAATCAAGGTTCGCTCACGTATCGATACGGCGGTGGAGCTTGAGTACTACAAAAACGGCGGCATCCTTCACTACGTGCTCAGAAAGCTGAGTGTCTAA
- a CDS encoding L,D-transpeptidase has translation MKFGKYGVVLAALMLSQSAFAISFWGKVKNAFNDCDYSDVEYSQTLQLEKQITARLPEHYSGRFDERDFNEKPWMRDFRYVIVVNKAERGPYAQQMRIYEYGRLTHISNVSTGREGFELRRKNKVCAGAPPKSYWSQTPTGYYTPQYLNKDHKSSSWDSDMPFAIFYDVENGLALHEVSKAYIGRLGNRASGGCVRQDGDTAEALFNRVKETEGSRIPQINPNGTPVLDENGQVKYITQQRIVHSRTGELMRFNTFSALIIIENVQ, from the coding sequence ATGAAATTCGGTAAATACGGTGTGGTTCTGGCTGCGTTGATGCTTTCCCAGTCCGCTTTCGCAATCTCTTTTTGGGGTAAGGTCAAGAACGCTTTTAACGACTGTGATTATTCTGACGTAGAATACAGCCAAACTTTGCAGCTCGAAAAGCAGATCACCGCACGCCTTCCTGAGCATTACAGTGGTCGCTTCGATGAACGCGATTTCAATGAAAAACCTTGGATGCGCGATTTCCGTTACGTGATCGTTGTGAATAAAGCTGAAAGAGGCCCGTATGCGCAGCAAATGCGTATCTATGAATATGGTCGTTTGACGCATATTTCGAACGTTTCGACAGGTCGTGAAGGTTTCGAGCTTCGCCGTAAAAACAAAGTTTGCGCGGGAGCTCCTCCAAAATCTTATTGGTCACAAACTCCGACAGGATACTACACTCCGCAATACCTAAATAAAGACCACAAATCGAGTTCATGGGATTCTGATATGCCATTTGCAATTTTCTATGACGTAGAAAACGGTTTGGCATTGCACGAAGTAAGCAAAGCTTACATCGGTCGTCTTGGTAATCGCGCTTCGGGCGGCTGTGTTCGTCAAGATGGCGACACTGCGGAAGCTCTTTTCAATCGCGTGAAAGAAACAGAAGGTTCTCGCATCCCGCAAATCAATCCTAACGGAACTCCTGTGTTGGATGAAAACGGACAAGTGAAGTACATCACTCAGCAACGTATCGTTCACTCTAGAACGGGCGAGTTGATGCGCTTTAATACATTCAGCGCTTTGATCATCATTGAAAACGTTCAGTAA
- a CDS encoding S9 family peptidase — translation MKKWIYLLFIFGASCMHKSPLQYPHPEKKPVTLTKHGDVRTDDYFWLREREDQKVIAHLTAENLYTAEMMAPVKELEQKIFQELKSRVKEDESTAPVKWDDFYYSARYEVGQQYPLFVRQKHTTKAPEEILLNGPELAKGHPFFETTGPRVSPNHKMMAFGMDTVGRRFYTLHFKDLTTGQTLPEKIENVTGNLEWADDNETIFYTQQNPETLRWEKVFRYNIKTKQTDLIYEEKDETFSVYVNTSLSGKYIYITSFSTLTTEVQYLESNKPHGKFKLFAPREREHEYSVEDGEDIFYVRTNKNAKNYKLMTAKAGHTNVSEWKEFIPHRSDTYLEDVTVFKDYLVLDERKNGLTQIQILDREGKNSFYIPFADESYLAHVGNNKEYKTEWVRYNYESMRLPPSVYDFNMKTHLQELKKVREVPNYNPELYKTERMFFTARDGTKVPVSMVMKKEHKLDGTAPVLVYGYGSYGANMDPDFSSSVFSLVDRGFVFALAHIRGGSEMGRDWYDHGRTMNKKNTFFDFIDVTEALIKNKYANPHRVYAMGGSAGGLLMGSIMNLRPDLYRGIVAQVPFVDVITTMLDDTIPLTTSEYDEWGNPNEKAAYDYIKTYSPYDNVKDMKYPNTLVTTGLHDSQVQYWEPAKWVAKLREHNTGDSMILLKTDMESGHGGASGRFDALKDTATEYAFILMVDKDAANK, via the coding sequence ATGAAAAAATGGATCTATTTGTTATTCATCTTCGGAGCGTCTTGTATGCATAAAAGTCCTTTGCAGTATCCTCATCCCGAAAAGAAACCTGTCACTCTGACGAAACACGGTGATGTTCGTACGGACGATTATTTTTGGCTGCGTGAAAGAGAAGACCAGAAAGTCATTGCCCATCTGACGGCTGAAAATCTTTATACGGCGGAAATGATGGCTCCTGTGAAAGAACTGGAGCAAAAGATCTTTCAAGAACTCAAATCCCGAGTCAAAGAGGACGAGTCTACAGCTCCTGTAAAATGGGACGATTTTTATTACTCTGCCCGCTACGAAGTCGGCCAGCAGTATCCCTTGTTTGTCCGACAAAAACATACGACGAAAGCACCCGAAGAAATTCTTTTGAACGGACCCGAGCTCGCCAAAGGCCACCCGTTTTTTGAAACGACAGGACCTCGTGTAAGTCCCAATCACAAGATGATGGCTTTCGGAATGGACACCGTGGGTAGACGTTTCTATACCTTGCACTTTAAGGATTTGACGACAGGACAAACCTTGCCGGAAAAAATTGAAAACGTCACCGGCAACTTAGAGTGGGCCGACGACAATGAAACGATCTTCTATACGCAGCAAAACCCAGAGACATTGCGTTGGGAAAAAGTCTTCCGTTACAACATCAAAACTAAACAGACCGACCTTATTTACGAAGAAAAGGACGAAACCTTTTCCGTCTACGTGAATACGTCCCTTTCCGGCAAGTACATTTATATCACTTCGTTCAGTACTTTGACGACGGAAGTGCAATATCTGGAGTCGAACAAACCACACGGCAAATTCAAACTCTTTGCCCCGCGTGAAAGAGAGCACGAGTACTCCGTTGAAGACGGCGAAGATATCTTCTATGTTCGCACGAATAAAAATGCGAAGAACTATAAGCTGATGACGGCGAAAGCAGGCCACACGAATGTCAGCGAATGGAAGGAGTTCATTCCTCACCGTTCTGACACTTACTTGGAAGACGTGACGGTTTTTAAAGATTATCTTGTTCTCGACGAACGCAAAAACGGCCTGACTCAGATTCAGATTCTCGATCGCGAAGGAAAAAACTCTTTTTACATTCCTTTTGCCGATGAAAGTTACTTAGCGCATGTTGGGAATAATAAAGAGTATAAAACGGAATGGGTGCGCTACAACTACGAGTCGATGCGCTTACCGCCTTCGGTTTACGACTTCAATATGAAAACCCATCTGCAAGAACTTAAAAAGGTTCGCGAAGTTCCCAACTACAATCCAGAACTTTATAAAACAGAGCGCATGTTTTTTACAGCCCGTGACGGTACGAAAGTTCCTGTGTCCATGGTGATGAAGAAAGAGCATAAGCTTGACGGAACGGCTCCCGTGCTCGTTTATGGTTACGGCTCTTACGGCGCGAACATGGATCCAGATTTTAGTTCATCTGTTTTCAGTCTGGTGGACCGCGGTTTTGTCTTTGCTTTGGCGCATATTCGCGGCGGCTCAGAAATGGGTCGTGATTGGTACGATCATGGTCGCACGATGAATAAGAAAAACACGTTCTTCGATTTCATCGACGTCACGGAGGCCCTTATCAAAAACAAATACGCAAATCCTCACCGTGTGTATGCAATGGGTGGAAGCGCGGGGGGGCTTTTAATGGGCTCCATCATGAATCTTCGTCCTGATCTTTACCGCGGCATTGTTGCGCAAGTGCCGTTTGTCGACGTGATTACGACGATGCTGGATGACACTATCCCTTTGACGACGTCGGAGTATGACGAATGGGGCAATCCGAATGAAAAGGCGGCTTACGATTACATTAAAACGTATTCGCCTTACGACAACGTGAAAGACATGAAGTATCCAAACACTTTGGTGACGACAGGATTGCACGATTCGCAAGTTCAGTATTGGGAGCCGGCAAAATGGGTGGCGAAACTTCGCGAACACAACACCGGTGATTCTATGATCCTGCTTAAGACGGACATGGAATCCGGTCACGGTGGAGCTTCTGGCCGATTCGACGCCTTGAAAGACACCGCCACCGAGTACGCTTTTATTTTGATGGTAGATAAAGACGCCGCAAATAAATAG
- a CDS encoding NmrA family NAD(P)-binding protein, translated as MILVMGATGNIGSKIVTHLLANGQKVRCVARKFPNKEAFQGAELAIGDANNVSFLMDAMRGCSAIFTMIPPNMQAEEVRFYQNKFGEVIAEAIEEASIKKVVNLSSIGADLESGTGPVLGLHDQEERLNEITHADIVHLRPTYFMENLLAHISSIKSMNRIFGVFPEDVPMPMIATRDIAARAAFLLMNPDFKSHNVEYLLGQRDVSHAEVAKILGQAIGKPDLEYVEVPPKEMRNSLIGAGMTKDWADVMLEMAESFSNGTIGATVQRDKTNTTATTLEEFARTTFLDAYNRAPTAAGADRSRPRETGGEARP; from the coding sequence ATGATTCTGGTTATGGGAGCCACTGGGAATATCGGCTCTAAGATCGTCACTCATCTTCTCGCGAACGGTCAAAAGGTTCGCTGTGTCGCTCGTAAATTTCCGAATAAAGAAGCCTTCCAGGGTGCCGAGCTGGCCATCGGCGATGCCAATAACGTTTCCTTCTTGATGGATGCCATGCGCGGCTGTTCAGCGATTTTCACGATGATTCCGCCGAACATGCAGGCCGAGGAAGTTCGCTTCTATCAAAACAAATTCGGCGAGGTCATTGCCGAGGCGATCGAAGAAGCGAGCATTAAAAAAGTCGTTAACCTCAGCAGCATCGGCGCCGATCTTGAAAGCGGCACCGGGCCTGTTTTGGGACTGCATGATCAGGAAGAGCGTCTTAATGAAATCACTCATGCCGATATCGTTCACCTCCGCCCGACTTATTTTATGGAAAATCTTTTGGCGCATATCTCTAGCATCAAATCCATGAATCGCATCTTTGGTGTTTTCCCGGAAGATGTTCCCATGCCAATGATAGCTACTCGTGATATTGCGGCACGAGCGGCGTTCTTGCTGATGAATCCGGATTTCAAATCCCATAACGTCGAGTATCTTTTAGGTCAGCGTGACGTTTCTCATGCGGAAGTCGCAAAAATACTGGGTCAGGCGATCGGCAAACCTGACTTGGAATACGTCGAGGTGCCACCGAAGGAAATGCGTAACTCTCTTATCGGCGCGGGTATGACAAAAGATTGGGCCGACGTCATGCTTGAAATGGCGGAGTCCTTTTCGAACGGTACCATCGGCGCGACTGTACAACGTGACAAGACAAACACCACCGCGACGACTTTGGAAGAATTCGCGCGCACAACCTTCTTGGATGCTTACAACCGCGCTCCAACCGCTGCCGGAGCGGATCGCTCTCGTCCCCGCGAAACCGGTGGCGAAGCCCGCCCTTAA